The Verrucomicrobiia bacterium sequence GAAGGGACCGCTGAACCTGCACACTTGCGTCCTCTATTCAGCCGTCCCTTCGGGACTCACGCCCCCACACCTATCCCCAACGCTGAAGCGTCGGGCTATTCTCAATCATCCCTCCGGGATGAGAACAAAATCCTGGTTGCATCGGCCGCCGCGCCGGCGGGTTCGGTCCGTGTCTCGCCGGTTGGAGGTGGCATGCACCGTTTGGGCTCTGCCAGTGTCGGCGCGCTCTTCGTTCTATTCCTGGGCGGGCATTGTCGTGCCGTCGAGCCCACTCCTGCCCAGCTCGAGTTCTTTGAGAACCGGGTTCGGCCAGTGCTTTCGGAAAACTGTTACCGATGCCATAGCCAGCATGCCGAGAAGATCAAGGCCGGGTTGCTGTTGGACAGCCGCCAGGGGGTGCTCAAAGGCGGCGAGGGCGGCCCGGCTATTATGCCCGGCGACCCCGAGCATAGCTTGCTCATTAAAGCAATCCGCTACACAGACCCTGACCTCCAAATGCCGCCCAAAGGCAAGAAGCTCTCCGATGCCGCGATTGCTGACTTGACCGCCTGGGTTCAAATGGGCGCCCCGGACCCGCGCGGGGACACCGGCAATCGTCCGGTCGAAACCAGCAAATCACATTGGGCCTGGCAACCTTTGACACATCCCGCCGTGCCCGAGGTAAAGGACAGTTCCTGGCCAAAGACACCCATTGACAACTTTATCCTGGCGAAGCTCGAGGAAAAGGGTCTCAAACCCAATCCACCAGCAGATAAGCGAACTCTCCTGCGGAGGGCAACATTTGATCTCATCGGCTTGCCACCCACCCCTCAAGAGATCGATGATTTTCTCAAGGACGACTCTCCGGATGCATTTGCCAAGGTGGTGGACCGCCTCCTGGCCTCGCCGCACTACGGTGAGCGCTGGGGCAGGCACTGGCTCGATGTGGCCCGTTACAGCGACACTAAGGGCCAGGTCCGCCGCCAACGCGAGGACCCCAATTATCCGTTTGCCTGGACGTATCGCGATTATGTGATTCGCAGCTTCAACCAGGACAAGCCTTACAACTTGTTCGTTATCGAGCAGATCGCCGCCGACAAACTCCCGGCCACCGCGCGGAATCCGACCAATCTTTGCGCGCTGGGGTTTTTGACGGTTGGCGATCGGTTCATGGGCATGCAAAACGATATCATCAACGATCGGATCGATGTCGTCACCAAAGGGTTCCTCGGGCTCACGGTGACCTGCGCCCGCTGCCACGATCACAAGTTCGATCCCATCCCGACGCGCGATTATTATTCCCTTTACGGCGTGTTCGCCAATTGCGCCGAGCCGTCCATCGAGCCGGTGATTCAAGAACACGTCGGCGGCCCCGAGTACCACGATTATTATGAGCAACGGATGGCGATCG is a genomic window containing:
- a CDS encoding PSD1 and planctomycete cytochrome C domain-containing protein, translating into MKEAQLQPGAGDLANASSSVEIQAGICAPGRMVRTSDLAVPEGHPTIAQRFGVGERTLQPFSPEGTAEPAHLRPLFSRPFGTHAPTPIPNAEASGYSQSSLRDENKILVASAAAPAGSVRVSPVGGGMHRLGSASVGALFVLFLGGHCRAVEPTPAQLEFFENRVRPVLSENCYRCHSQHAEKIKAGLLLDSRQGVLKGGEGGPAIMPGDPEHSLLIKAIRYTDPDLQMPPKGKKLSDAAIADLTAWVQMGAPDPRGDTGNRPVETSKSHWAWQPLTHPAVPEVKDSSWPKTPIDNFILAKLEEKGLKPNPPADKRTLLRRATFDLIGLPPTPQEIDDFLKDDSPDAFAKVVDRLLASPHYGERWGRHWLDVARYSDTKGQVRRQREDPNYPFAWTYRDYVIRSFNQDKPYNLFVIEQIAADKLPATARNPTNLCALGFLTVGDRFMGMQNDIINDRIDVVTKGFLGLTVTCARCHDHKFDPIPTRDYYSLYGVFANCAEPSIEPVIQEHVGGPEYHDYYEQRMAIEREKEAIQARFREYRRARNREGLRQLQRAQRENATKIARLEMTHPGAPARAMVLEDLARTHDTPVFIRGDAGNKGPLAPRHFLEVLAGSMRPAFTNGSGRLDLAWAIVSKGDPITPRVMINRIWLHHFGEGFVSTPDDFGMMSEPPSHPELLDYLASRFLDEGWSIKKIHRLILLSSVYQESSANNPRYAQVDPDNRLLWRANIRRLEFEALRDSLLAIGGDLDLTMYGRPVEIGKEPYSRRRTIYGRVDRANVADVLINFDFADPSMPNGRRHQTTVPQQALFLMNSPLVVEQAKHLVALRDFRECDDDAARIQFLYERIYQRPPSPEETKLGIEFIEDKPASDKVAAGPRAVRPVANFTGANQFRPRRARLPQTRNPLTVWQEYAHALLQANEVSFLN